A stretch of the Aminipila terrae genome encodes the following:
- a CDS encoding GntR family transcriptional regulator codes for MILRIDMTSDIPIYQQIRNQIVFGVAKGDIKSGDSLPTVRQLAKDIGVNPMTVNKAYGLLREEGIIVIDRRHGAQISNRGMSGHAFDQNFEHGMELLVSEARMKGAAKQDLKKYISDLIDRVYE; via the coding sequence ATGATACTAAGAATAGATATGACCAGTGATATCCCAATTTATCAGCAAATCAGGAATCAAATTGTATTTGGAGTTGCAAAAGGGGATATTAAGTCTGGGGATTCATTGCCTACTGTACGTCAGCTTGCCAAGGATATTGGTGTAAACCCCATGACAGTAAATAAAGCCTATGGACTTTTAAGAGAGGAAGGAATTATCGTAATTGACCGGAGACATGGGGCTCAAATCAGTAATCGTGGAATGTCTGGACACGCTTTTGATCAGAATTTTGAACATGGCATGGAACTTTTGGTTTCAGAAGCCCGTATGAAAGGTGCCGCAAAGCAGGACCTGAAAAAATATATATCAGATTTAATTGACAGAGTTTACGAATAA
- a CDS encoding PQQ-dependent sugar dehydrogenase, whose product MKNIKVHLHPIVDQINLPTVLKTAILPGDSIERLFIATQLGEIFYVRDGIVETFLDIRSRILELGSSTGGYDERGLLGLAFHPEFHYNGLFYLHYSVAGTQGPGALPGVFHPNPCDPETLNLKWTNRETQYNHIDTVEEWILQPSGQPQKLRTLLNLRRPFLNHNGVNSLNFSPETGKLVLTTGDGGSGYDPFNLSQNNLEIAGKIIEIDVVKNIYSDTPPIVTRFDELPVPIQETLTVLAKGVRNIPGISFQKFFNQYIKYVGIVGQDLAESLYSFIFYKPKPVTQLIQDALAQSEPDDDGFINFGWRGWEGSFPTPIIRACSANTNLNEKTIAYYDEAVETLIQRLLPLTNYFHEDSRPDKFGGTALTGVQPYMGNQIVDLAGSVVFSDLARDEESPPPVRGVLAYTKITDVCKPSDFGVIETDYNFGTKSAYYVTLGTNLDQTSLYLGVYGSTNVTDYNQGTIFEIVP is encoded by the coding sequence TTGAAAAATATTAAGGTTCATTTACATCCTATTGTCGATCAAATTAATTTACCCACTGTTTTGAAAACCGCTATACTTCCTGGTGATTCCATAGAAAGGTTGTTTATAGCCACTCAGTTAGGTGAAATCTTTTATGTCCGGGATGGAATAGTAGAGACTTTCTTAGATATCCGTTCCAGAATTTTGGAGCTGGGCAGTTCCACTGGAGGATATGATGAACGGGGATTGCTGGGACTAGCGTTTCATCCTGAGTTTCATTATAATGGCCTGTTTTATCTTCATTATTCAGTTGCTGGTACACAGGGACCCGGAGCACTTCCCGGAGTTTTTCATCCGAATCCGTGTGACCCGGAAACCCTGAACTTGAAATGGACAAATAGAGAAACTCAATATAATCATATTGATACCGTAGAAGAATGGATTTTACAACCTAGTGGTCAGCCTCAGAAACTTCGGACATTACTTAATCTGAGAAGACCCTTTCTGAATCATAACGGGGTCAATAGTTTAAACTTTTCCCCTGAAACAGGTAAACTGGTTTTAACAACAGGAGATGGTGGATCCGGTTATGATCCTTTCAATTTAAGCCAGAATAATCTGGAAATCGCTGGGAAAATAATAGAAATTGATGTAGTAAAAAATATATATTCTGATACACCCCCCATAGTTACCCGTTTTGATGAACTTCCTGTACCCATCCAGGAAACCCTTACGGTTTTAGCCAAAGGAGTCCGCAATATACCCGGCATTTCTTTTCAAAAATTTTTTAATCAGTATATCAAATATGTGGGAATTGTAGGACAGGATCTGGCAGAGTCCCTTTATTCTTTTATTTTTTACAAACCAAAGCCGGTTACCCAGCTTATTCAAGATGCTTTGGCGCAATCGGAGCCAGATGATGATGGGTTTATTAACTTTGGCTGGCGGGGATGGGAGGGTTCTTTTCCTACTCCAATTATAAGAGCATGCTCAGCCAATACAAATCTGAATGAGAAAACAATTGCTTATTATGATGAAGCTGTTGAAACTTTAATCCAGCGACTTTTACCTCTGACTAATTATTTTCATGAGGATTCACGACCAGATAAATTTGGAGGCACTGCACTTACAGGTGTCCAGCCCTATATGGGGAATCAGATTGTTGACTTAGCAGGAAGTGTGGTCTTTTCTGATCTGGCTCGGGATGAAGAATCGCCGCCTCCAGTCAGAGGAGTTTTAGCTTATACAAAAATAACTGATGTTTGTAAGCCAAGTGATTTTGGCGTCATTGAAACCGATTATAATTTTGGGACTAAATCAGCTTATTATGTTACTTTGGGAACAAACCTGGACCAGACCAGCCTATACTTAGGGGTTTATGGTTCTACCAATGTAACTGACTATAACCAGGGGACTATTTTTGAAATTGTACCATAA
- a CDS encoding winged helix-turn-helix transcriptional regulator — MYQPKLEKDIRCPLEYGLQIFGGKWKSRIICVLAEKGVLRYSSLRKEMVNITDAVLAATLKELMADQIIERQSYDEIPPRVEYHLTHKGKSVIPILQSICRWSGVYHRENSQSVISQCQKCDYKFKTE, encoded by the coding sequence ATGTATCAACCTAAATTAGAAAAGGATATTCGTTGTCCTCTGGAATACGGTTTACAAATTTTCGGAGGAAAATGGAAGTCGCGAATTATTTGCGTTTTAGCGGAAAAAGGTGTCCTTCGTTACAGCTCGTTGCGTAAGGAAATGGTGAATATTACAGATGCAGTTCTGGCAGCCACACTAAAGGAACTGATGGCGGACCAAATCATTGAAAGACAGTCTTATGATGAAATTCCTCCCAGAGTGGAATATCATCTCACCCACAAAGGGAAATCTGTTATACCTATATTGCAGAGTATTTGCAGATGGTCGGGCGTATACCACAGAGAGAACAGCCAATCTGTTATTTCCCAATGCCAAAAATGCGATTATAAATTTAAAACTGAGTAG
- a CDS encoding pyridoxamine 5'-phosphate oxidase family protein: protein MNENLVKLLKEQLWYLGTYSDEPNVVPVTFKDVTADGKLIVGDVFLETTLSNLKCNGKISVSACNGTTMEGYQIKGTAKYMTEGSIVDTFKNLVSQIFNGAITAKGALIITPERVIVTTPGADNKKVIELF from the coding sequence ATGAATGAAAATCTTGTAAAGCTTCTCAAAGAGCAGCTGTGGTATCTTGGAACCTATTCTGATGAACCCAACGTTGTGCCCGTAACATTCAAGGATGTCACTGCAGATGGTAAGCTAATTGTCGGTGATGTATTTCTGGAGACTACTCTGTCCAACCTCAAGTGTAACGGAAAGATATCAGTTTCTGCCTGTAATGGTACCACAATGGAAGGATATCAAATCAAGGGAACTGCAAAGTACATGACAGAAGGCTCTATTGTTGACACTTTCAAAAATCTGGTATCCCAGATCTTCAACGGTGCCATAACGGCCAAGGGTGCCCTCATTATCACTCCGGAAAGGGTTATTGTCACTACTCCTGGTGCAGATAATAAAAAAGTTATAGAGCTTTTCTAA
- a CDS encoding transcriptional regulator, translating into MSAKEKVLEVMKSAGQPLSAGEVEKLSGLERKEIDSAFKELKKENVIVSPVRCKWEPAK; encoded by the coding sequence ATGAGTGCTAAAGAAAAAGTATTAGAAGTAATGAAGTCTGCAGGACAGCCCTTAAGTGCAGGAGAAGTAGAAAAGTTATCAGGCTTGGAGCGCAAAGAAATTGACAGTGCATTTAAAGAATTAAAAAAGGAAAATGTTATTGTTTCTCCGGTTCGTTGCAAATGGGAACCAGCAAAATAG
- a CDS encoding DUF4256 domain-containing protein produces MTKLNNISDNKELAPEQSKELIKILKERFEKNMSYHIDIRWDKVQAKLETNKDKLWALNEMEVTGGEPDVVGYDKNTDKYIFCDCSAESPKGRRSVCYDRDALESRKEHKPANNAVDMAATIGIDILTEEQYRELQKLGNFDAKTSSWVKTPDNIRKMGGAIFCDRRYDTVFVYHNGAESYYAARGFRGMLRV; encoded by the coding sequence ATGACAAAGCTGAATAATATTAGTGATAATAAGGAATTGGCCCCAGAGCAAAGTAAAGAGTTAATCAAAATATTGAAGGAACGTTTTGAGAAAAATATGAGCTATCATATTGATATTAGATGGGATAAAGTACAGGCAAAGCTGGAGACTAATAAAGACAAACTCTGGGCCCTTAACGAGATGGAAGTAACTGGTGGAGAGCCGGATGTTGTAGGCTATGATAAGAATACGGATAAATATATTTTTTGTGATTGTTCAGCAGAAAGTCCTAAAGGCCGCAGAAGTGTCTGTTATGACCGTGATGCTCTGGAGTCAAGGAAAGAACATAAACCGGCCAATAATGCTGTGGATATGGCTGCTACCATAGGTATTGACATTTTAACAGAAGAGCAGTACCGGGAGTTACAGAAACTTGGAAATTTTGATGCCAAAACATCTAGCTGGGTAAAAACACCGGATAATATCAGAAAAATGGGTGGTGCCATTTTTTGTGATCGGCGCTATGATACCGTATTTGTATATCATAATGGTGCAGAGTCTTACTATGCTGCCAGAGGTTTCCGTGGCATGCTAAGGGTCTGA
- a CDS encoding VOC family protein: protein MQKIVPHLWYDKEAKEAALFYISLFEHSKLLNVTVLENTPSGNAEIVNFQLAGQQFNAISAGPYFKFNPSISLMVACSSVEEVNTLWKALSEGGSELMPLGEYPFSKRYSWIQDRYGLSWQLMFVDSGQIVQKITPNLLFSNESCGKAEEAVKYYTDIFEASEIGMISRYGEGEAESAKAKINYSAFKLWGIDFSAMDNGFNVDYSFNEAFSLIIKCKDQKEIDYFWDKLSAVPEAEQCGWVKDQFGVSWQIVPENMDEVLFQGSKDEVRKVTEAFLKMKKFDLDALEKARLNFESSSPHIESKSITIETIINRPIDQVWEKWTLPQHVMKWNNASEDWYTPSAESDLRAGGIFNYKMAARDNSNSFNFAGVYDEVIPFKKIAFTIGDGRKVIVQFTELDGYVKVVETFEAEKTNSLEMQRSGWQAILDNFKSYAEQN, encoded by the coding sequence ATGCAAAAAATAGTTCCACATTTATGGTATGACAAAGAAGCTAAAGAAGCTGCTTTGTTCTATATCAGTTTATTTGAGCACTCTAAACTGTTAAATGTGACAGTTTTAGAAAACACACCTTCAGGAAATGCAGAAATTGTAAACTTTCAATTAGCAGGCCAGCAATTTAATGCAATAAGTGCAGGTCCTTACTTTAAGTTTAATCCATCAATCTCCCTGATGGTAGCCTGTTCTTCTGTAGAAGAGGTGAATACCCTGTGGAAGGCTTTATCAGAAGGTGGTAGTGAATTAATGCCCCTTGGGGAATATCCTTTTAGTAAGAGGTACAGCTGGATTCAGGATCGGTATGGTTTGTCCTGGCAGTTGATGTTTGTGGACAGTGGGCAAATCGTTCAAAAGATTACGCCAAACCTGCTTTTCTCCAATGAATCATGTGGTAAAGCGGAAGAAGCAGTAAAATATTATACGGATATATTTGAAGCATCAGAAATAGGAATGATTAGCAGGTATGGGGAGGGAGAGGCAGAATCTGCCAAAGCAAAAATTAATTATTCAGCTTTCAAACTTTGGGGTATAGATTTCTCTGCAATGGATAATGGATTCAACGTAGATTACAGTTTTAATGAGGCATTTTCACTTATTATAAAATGTAAAGACCAGAAAGAGATTGATTACTTCTGGGACAAGCTTTCAGCCGTACCTGAAGCAGAGCAATGTGGATGGGTAAAAGATCAATTTGGCGTTTCGTGGCAGATTGTACCAGAAAACATGGATGAGGTTTTATTCCAAGGGTCAAAGGATGAAGTCCGAAAGGTTACAGAGGCTTTCTTAAAAATGAAAAAGTTTGACTTAGATGCTTTGGAAAAAGCACGTCTGAATTTTGAAAGCAGTAGTCCACATATAGAAAGTAAGAGCATCACTATCGAAACAATTATAAATAGACCTATTGACCAGGTTTGGGAAAAATGGACATTGCCACAGCATGTGATGAAATGGAATAATGCATCAGAAGATTGGTATACGCCGTCAGCAGAAAGTGATTTAAGAGCAGGTGGAATCTTCAATTATAAAATGGCTGCAAGGGATAACAGTAATAGCTTTAACTTTGCTGGTGTGTATGACGAAGTGATTCCCTTCAAGAAAATTGCTTTCACCATTGGAGACGGAAGAAAAGTAATTGTTCAATTTACGGAGCTGGATGGGTACGTAAAAGTGGTTGAGACCTTTGAGGCTGAGAAAACCAATTCTTTAGAGATGCAAAGATCCGGGTGGCAGGCTATATTGGACAATTTTAAGAGTTATGCGGAGCAAAATTAA
- a CDS encoding VOC family protein has protein sequence MLGHYLMFNRNCQEALKAYEKAFNTKVIMMEKYKDMPPNPDFPIAEKDLNLVLHSRIIIDGTEIMCADGGQTHTWGNNMYITLTSSNEEMVKYAWDILQDGGKIYLELNPTFFAKLHGHLQDKFGVNWMFTVD, from the coding sequence ATGTTAGGTCACTATCTTATGTTTAATAGAAACTGCCAAGAAGCATTAAAGGCATACGAAAAGGCATTTAATACAAAAGTTATTATGATGGAGAAATATAAAGATATGCCTCCAAATCCTGACTTTCCTATTGCAGAAAAGGATTTAAACCTTGTTTTACATTCCAGGATTATTATCGACGGAACGGAAATTATGTGTGCAGATGGGGGACAGACTCACACATGGGGAAACAATATGTATATTACCTTGACCTCCAGTAACGAGGAAATGGTAAAATATGCATGGGATATCTTGCAAGATGGGGGTAAGATTTATTTAGAACTTAATCCTACTTTTTTTGCAAAACTTCATGGACATTTGCAGGATAAGTTTGGTGTTAACTGGATGTTTACCGTGGACTAA
- a CDS encoding MFS transporter — protein sequence MFKFRLHHHKQSTEQTANHKALIFGLMSVFLCGIGFSIITPVVPFLVQPYVSNPREQAVVVTLLTSVYAVCVLFAAPGLGALSDRYGRRPLLLICLLGSSIGYFIFGMGGALWILFAGRIIEGITGGSISTIFAYFADITPKERRTKYFGWVSAVAGAGAAIGPALGGLIARFGYSAPMYFGAAITLMNVIFGILYMPESLHKDNRLKKITFVRLNPFTQLVNILSMKGLNRLLVSAFLIWLPNGSLQAVFSQFTIDTFHWAPAIIGLMFSIMGVQDMISQGLIMPKLLLKLKDPQIAILGMASEITGYSLIAASALLSFYPLLIAGMFIFGFGDSIFGPSFNGMVSKSVEAGEQGRIQGGSQAIQSLARIIGPVIGGQIYVYLGHAAPAFMGMILIAAAISILHKGAHINT from the coding sequence ATGTTTAAATTTAGATTACACCACCATAAACAGAGTACAGAACAAACTGCAAATCATAAGGCATTGATATTTGGTCTTATGTCTGTGTTTCTTTGTGGAATAGGTTTCAGTATCATAACGCCTGTGGTACCATTTTTGGTGCAGCCTTACGTAAGCAATCCGCGAGAGCAGGCTGTGGTAGTTACCCTCCTGACCTCTGTATATGCAGTTTGCGTGTTATTTGCGGCACCGGGACTTGGTGCACTGAGCGACAGATATGGCCGTCGTCCGTTACTTTTAATATGTCTTCTGGGTTCCTCAATAGGTTACTTCATCTTTGGAATGGGGGGAGCTCTATGGATACTATTTGCTGGGCGAATAATAGAGGGTATAACAGGTGGTAGCATAAGCACCATTTTTGCCTATTTTGCAGATATCACGCCTAAAGAACGGCGCACCAAATACTTTGGTTGGGTGAGTGCGGTGGCTGGTGCCGGGGCAGCTATTGGCCCAGCCCTGGGTGGGCTGATAGCCAGGTTTGGTTATTCTGCTCCTATGTATTTTGGAGCGGCAATAACTTTGATGAATGTTATTTTTGGAATATTATATATGCCAGAGAGCCTTCACAAGGATAACCGATTGAAAAAGATTACCTTTGTAAGACTGAATCCCTTCACACAGCTTGTAAACATTCTTTCTATGAAAGGCTTAAACAGACTGCTTGTGTCTGCATTCTTAATTTGGCTGCCAAACGGATCCTTACAGGCCGTTTTTTCACAATTTACAATAGATACGTTTCATTGGGCACCTGCAATCATTGGACTGATGTTTTCCATTATGGGTGTTCAGGATATGATTTCACAAGGTCTGATCATGCCAAAGCTTCTACTGAAACTTAAAGATCCACAGATTGCCATTTTAGGCATGGCTTCGGAGATTACAGGCTACAGTCTGATTGCGGCATCGGCTTTGCTATCATTTTATCCTTTACTTATTGCTGGAATGTTTATATTTGGTTTTGGTGACTCCATCTTCGGGCCTTCATTCAATGGGATGGTATCTAAGTCTGTGGAAGCTGGTGAACAAGGAAGGATTCAGGGAGGAAGTCAGGCCATTCAATCCTTAGCAAGAATAATTGGACCTGTCATTGGGGGGCAGATTTACGTATACCTTGGCCATGCAGCACCTGCTTTCATGGGCATGATTCTTATTGCAGCGGCCATATCGATTTTACATAAGGGTGCCCATATAAATACCTAA
- a CDS encoding MarR family transcriptional regulator, whose protein sequence is MNKEEQVMMSLRELVNKMAWLNKFKMQESLRGYKSSEVHYIEYIGRNSDSNVTKLAESLYMTRGAISKMTRKLIKKGAIESYQKPDNKKEIYFRLTKQGQEVYNIHEELHKEFQERDKVVFEQITEEQLDSMLNFVEKYNRHLDEEMKKRGY, encoded by the coding sequence ATGAACAAAGAAGAGCAGGTCATGATGAGTTTAAGGGAATTAGTAAACAAAATGGCGTGGCTGAATAAGTTTAAGATGCAAGAGAGTCTTAGGGGTTATAAATCTTCTGAAGTACATTATATCGAATATATTGGAAGAAATTCAGATTCTAACGTGACAAAACTTGCAGAGTCCCTGTATATGACCAGGGGAGCCATAAGCAAAATGACCAGAAAGCTTATAAAAAAAGGGGCTATAGAAAGTTATCAGAAGCCTGATAACAAGAAAGAAATCTATTTCAGGCTTACGAAACAGGGGCAGGAAGTGTACAACATTCATGAGGAACTGCACAAGGAGTTTCAGGAGAGGGATAAGGTAGTATTTGAACAGATAACCGAGGAACAGCTTGACAGTATGCTTAACTTTGTAGAAAAGTATAACAGGCATTTGGATGAAGAGATGAAGAAACGGGGATATTGA
- a CDS encoding SHOCT-like domain-containing protein: MNEEVMKVLKMLEEGKIDAEKAEELIEVLYSSKKEVPAVINSDKMLKIRVDSQNGDNVNINIPVKFIRTIGGAIKRIPKVEGVEGMEDIDIQAILQAVSDGLDGKIVDVKSEKGDNVEIVVE, translated from the coding sequence ATGAATGAAGAGGTTATGAAAGTATTAAAGATGCTGGAAGAGGGTAAAATTGATGCGGAGAAAGCGGAAGAACTTATAGAAGTGTTATATTCTTCTAAAAAGGAGGTTCCCGCAGTTATTAACTCAGATAAAATGCTAAAAATCCGAGTTGATTCACAAAACGGAGACAACGTGAATATAAACATACCGGTTAAGTTTATAAGAACCATAGGAGGAGCTATTAAGCGAATACCTAAGGTTGAAGGGGTAGAAGGTATGGAGGATATTGACATTCAGGCTATTCTTCAGGCTGTAAGTGATGGTCTGGATGGTAAAATTGTTGATGTGAAAAGTGAAAAAGGGGACAACGTGGAGATTGTAGTTGAATAA
- a CDS encoding DUF2089 domain-containing protein, translating to MAYKILTQCPVCNSKLTVTKLKCKTCNTVIENEFELSKFSYLTMEQLNFAEVFIKCRGNIKDVEKELGISYPTVRSKIEDLIASLGYAPIREKSDNSSEVIDKLEKGEITAEEAINLLKK from the coding sequence ATGGCATATAAAATATTAACTCAATGTCCTGTATGTAATTCCAAACTTACAGTTACAAAATTAAAATGTAAAACATGTAATACTGTTATTGAAAATGAATTTGAACTTTCCAAGTTTTCTTACCTCACTATGGAGCAGCTGAATTTTGCAGAAGTTTTCATAAAATGCAGAGGGAATATCAAAGATGTTGAAAAGGAACTTGGAATCTCTTACCCTACAGTCCGAAGCAAAATAGAAGATTTAATTGCTTCCCTGGGATATGCACCAATTAGGGAGAAATCTGATAACAGTTCCGAAGTGATTGATAAACTGGAAAAAGGGGAAATTACAGCAGAAGAAGCAATTAATTTATTAAAAAAATAG
- a CDS encoding GntR family transcriptional regulator, with amino-acid sequence MKILISNTSDKPLYQQIKDQIKDAILKEDLVEGSPLPSIRTFANELKVSVLTIRRVYEELEQEGFVTSQVGIGTFVSASNIELLRDSKRRVVEQKMQDMIQSAKSLRISKKELNDMMDILYEED; translated from the coding sequence ATGAAAATACTAATATCTAACACTTCCGATAAACCTCTTTATCAGCAAATCAAAGATCAGATTAAAGACGCGATTTTAAAAGAGGACTTAGTAGAAGGCAGTCCCCTGCCGTCTATCCGTACATTTGCCAATGAACTAAAAGTAAGTGTCTTGACTATTCGTCGCGTTTACGAGGAATTAGAACAAGAAGGGTTTGTAACAAGCCAGGTTGGTATAGGTACTTTTGTTTCTGCCAGTAATATTGAGTTGCTTAGAGACTCAAAGCGCCGGGTGGTAGAGCAAAAAATGCAGGATATGATACAATCGGCCAAGTCATTACGTATCAGCAAAAAAGAACTTAATGACATGATGGATATTTTGTACGAGGAGGATTGA
- a CDS encoding ATP-binding cassette domain-containing protein yields the protein MNNILEVSGLNKSYKDFSLRDVSFSLPEGCITGFIGVNGAGKTTTLRSILGLTNRVSGEVRFFGMDMCSNEKQIKERIGIVLDDGCFYDELTLGEMKNVVALLINHGAKKILKNIWISFRYFRHKKSILCQKVCE from the coding sequence ATGAACAATATTTTAGAAGTATCTGGCTTGAATAAGTCATACAAGGATTTTTCTCTGAGAGATGTATCGTTTTCTTTACCTGAGGGTTGTATCACTGGTTTTATTGGTGTAAACGGTGCAGGAAAAACAACTACTTTGCGGAGTATTTTAGGACTTACCAACAGAGTTTCTGGAGAAGTCCGTTTCTTTGGTATGGATATGTGTTCAAATGAAAAGCAAATAAAAGAACGTATTGGAATTGTGCTTGACGATGGCTGCTTTTACGATGAATTAACTTTAGGAGAAATGAAAAACGTGGTGGCCCTGCTTATAAATCATGGAGCGAAAAAGATTTTAAAAAATATATGGATCAGTTTTCGTTACTTTCGACACAAAAAATCAATACTCTGTCAAAAGGTATGCGAATGA
- a CDS encoding AAA family ATPase, whose protein sequence is MDQFSLLSTQKINTLSKGMRMKYALALALSHKAELLIMDEPTSGLDPLIRSQLLKILKEYMDNGGKGVFFSTHITSDLDKIADMLIMIDNGHIVLQEEKDTLLDNYRIIKGDAKSLTEEIRKLFLKVSVTSFGFTGITNQSGKIRSCMPDVIMERLTIEDIMLASIKEVH, encoded by the coding sequence ATGGATCAGTTTTCGTTACTTTCGACACAAAAAATCAATACTCTGTCAAAAGGTATGCGAATGAAATATGCATTGGCACTTGCTCTCTCCCATAAGGCAGAGCTTTTGATTATGGACGAACCAACCAGTGGCCTTGACCCTCTCATTCGCAGCCAGCTGCTTAAAATATTAAAGGAATATATGGATAATGGCGGGAAAGGGGTCTTTTTCTCCACACATATTACTTCTGACCTTGATAAAATTGCCGATATGCTCATTATGATTGATAATGGCCATATAGTTTTACAGGAAGAAAAGGATACATTACTGGACAACTATCGAATCATAAAAGGTGATGCAAAATCACTAACAGAAGAGATACGCAAACTGTTTTTAAAGGTATCTGTAACGTCTTTCGGCTTTACCGGAATTACAAACCAAAGCGGAAAAATTCGCAGTTGCATGCCAGACGTTATTATGGAACGTCTAACCATCGAAGATATCATGCTTGCCAGCATTAAGGAGGTGCACTAA
- a CDS encoding ABC-2 transporter permease yields MLLHLIKKDFLLVKKYALMMIVLCTFIPLFTLWRIPTLAGPVGFCLSVIFAIFMLLQYLLLKETQFPKAATLLCSTPYPRELLVLSKYSFCLIIYAACCVIFGLETLVFHQLGGIHLELPSVVFFILSVFLGIYMPVLYKLGYEKTKFVFVVTIMGSCFALPQLMEISSKVNLGSLAAISPSIFYGGVILISLIILAISASLSIKIYSKADLA; encoded by the coding sequence ATGCTACTACATTTAATAAAAAAAGACTTTTTACTTGTAAAGAAATATGCATTGATGATGATTGTGCTATGCACTTTTATTCCACTTTTTACCCTTTGGCGTATTCCTACCTTGGCTGGCCCCGTTGGATTCTGTTTGTCTGTCATCTTTGCTATTTTCATGCTCCTGCAATATTTATTATTAAAGGAAACTCAGTTCCCTAAAGCTGCAACCTTACTTTGTTCAACCCCTTATCCAAGAGAACTGCTTGTTTTATCAAAATATAGTTTTTGCCTGATTATTTATGCAGCGTGCTGTGTGATTTTTGGTCTCGAAACTTTGGTATTCCATCAGTTAGGAGGAATTCATTTGGAACTGCCGTCAGTAGTCTTCTTTATACTTTCTGTTTTTTTAGGCATTTACATGCCTGTACTATATAAACTGGGCTATGAAAAGACTAAATTCGTTTTTGTGGTTACCATCATGGGTTCATGTTTTGCATTGCCACAACTAATGGAAATTAGCAGTAAAGTAAATCTTGGCTCTTTAGCTGCAATTTCCCCATCCATTTTTTATGGTGGAGTTATCCTCATTAGCCTTATCATTCTTGCTATATCAGCTTCTCTTTCTATTAAAATATATAGCAAAGCTGATTTAGCTTGA